Proteins encoded together in one Prunus dulcis chromosome 3, ALMONDv2, whole genome shotgun sequence window:
- the LOC117620823 gene encoding auxin response factor 6-like, translating to MRLSSSSSASGFNHQPQEGEKKCLNSELWHACAGPLVSLPLLGSRVVYFPQGHSEQVAASTNKEVDAHIPNYPNLPPQLICQLHNVTMHADVETDEVYAQMTLQPLSPQEQKDVYLLPAELGAASKQPTNYFCKTLTASDTSTHGGFSVPRRAAEKVFPPLDYSQQPPAQELIARDLHDNEWKFRHIFRGQPKRHLLTTGWSVFVSAKRLVAGDSVLFIWNEKNQLLLGIRRANRPQTVMPSSVLSSDSMHIGLLAAAAHAAATNSRFTIFYNPRASPSEFVIPLAKYVKAVYHTRVSVGMRFRMLFETEESSVRRYMGTITGISDLDSVRWTNSHWRSVKVGWDESTAGERQPRVSLWEIEPLTTFPMYPSPFPLRLKRPWPSGIPSFHGLKDSDMGINAPLMWLQGGVGDQGIQSLNFQGFGVTPWMQPRLDASMAGLQPEVYQAMAAAALQEMRTVDSSKCASQSLLPFQQSSNVSNGPAAVLQRQVLPQSQSQNTYLQSFQENQAPAQAQVLQQQLQRYHPYSDQRQQQQLQQHQQQQQLQQQHQQQLQQSHHLHQLSVQQQIPNVMSALSNFASATQSQSASLQAIPSQPQQQSFPDPVGNPISSSDVPPIHSILGSLSQDGASHLLNLSGSNSVISSSLLPKQIAGEQQLSSGAAQCVLPQVEQLGTPQSNISELTALPPFPGREYSAFQGGTDPQSNLLFGVNIDSSSLMLHNGIPTLRNIGNGNDSLSMPFGASSYTSATGNDFPLNSDMTTSSCVDESGFLQSSENVDQVNPTRNFVKVHKSGSFGRSLDISKFSSYDELRSELARMFGLEGQLEDPQRSGWQLVFGDRENDVLLLGDDPWQEFVNNVWYIKILSPLEVQQMGKEGLNCAASVPSNKLSNGGNNTCDDYVSQQDVRNSTNGIASLGSLDY from the exons ATGAGACTTTCGTCTTCATCCTCGGCTTCGGGTTTTAATCACCAGCCTCAGGAAG GGGAGAAGAAATGTTTGAATTCTGAGCTTTGGCATGCATGTGCGGGGCCCCTGGTGTCTTTGCCTCTTCTTGGAAGTCGTGTAGTCTACTTTCCACAGGGTCACAGTGAGCAG GTTGCTGCATCAACCAATAAGGAAGTGGATGCCCATATTCCAAATTACCCCAACTTGCCTCCACAACTAATATGTCAGCTGCATAATGTGACAATGCAT GCAGATGTGGAGACTGATGAAGTATATGCTCAAATGACCCTACAACCATTAAGTCCG CAAGAGCAAAAAGATGTATACCTATTGCCTGCGGAGTTGGGTGCTGCCAGCAAACAGCCAACCAACTATTTTTGTAAAACTTTGACTGCAAGTGATACTAGCACGCATGGAGGATTCTCTGTTCCCCGCCGTGCAGCTGAAAAAGTCTTTCCTCCTCTT GATTACTCACAGCAGCCCCCAGCTCAGGAACTAATTGCAAGGGATCTTCATGATAATGAGTGGAAATTTAGACATATATTTCGAG GCCAGCCCAAGAGGCATCTTCTCACGACAGGATGGAGCGTGTTCGTTAGTGCCAAACGACTTGTTGCTGGTGATTCAGTCCTTTTTATTTG GAATGAAAAGAATCAGTTACTCTTGGGTATTCGGCGAGCAAATCGTCCACAGACTGTTATGCCCTCATCAGTTTTGTCAAGTGATAGCATGCACATTGGTCTTCTTGCTGCTGCAGCTCATGCAGCTGCAACAAATAGTCGCTTTACAATATTTTATAATCCAAG GGCTAGTCCATCTGAGTTTGTGATACCCCTGGCCAAGTATGTTAAAGCTGTCTATCATACACGGGTTTCTGTGGGCATGCGATTTAGGATGCTGTTTGAAACAGAAGAGTCAAGTGTCCGTCG aTACATGGGTACAATAACTGGTATCAGTGATTTAGATTCTGTGCGTTGGACAAATTCACATTGGCGCTCTGTGAAG GTTGGCTGGGATGAATCCACTGCAGGGGAGAGGCAGCCTAGAGTTTCATTGTGGGAGATTGAACCACTAACAACATTCCCAATGTATCCATCCCCATTCCCCCTGAGACTGAAGCGACCATGGCCATCGGGCATTCCCTCTTTCCACG GGCTCAAAGATAGTGATATGGGCATTAACGCTCCACTGATGTGGCTCCAAGGAGGGGTTGGAGATCAGGGGATTCAATCTTTGAACTTTCAGGGATTTGGGGTTACTCCCTGGATGCAGCCGAGGCTTGATGCTTCTATGGCAGGTCTACAACCTGAGGTATACCAAGCAATGGCAGCTGCCGCACTTCAAGAAATGAGGACAGTGGATTCTTCTAAATGTGCTTCACAGTCGCTTCTGCCCTTCCAGCAATCTTCAAATGTTTCTAATGGGCCGGCTGCTGTGCTTCAGAGACAGGTTTTACCGCAGTCTCAATCTCAAAATACTTATCTTCAGAGCTTTCAAGAAAACCAAGCTCCTGCTCAGGCTCAGGTTTTGCAACAACAGTTGCAGCGTTACCATCCCTATAGTGATCAGAGGCAACAACAGCAGCTGCAGCAGCACCAGCAACAACAGCAGCTGCAGCAGCAACATCAACAGCAGCTTCAACAATCCCATCATCTGCACCAATTGTCTGTTCAGCAGCAGATCCCGAATGTCATGTCTGCTCTGTCCAATTTTGCCTCAGCCACTCAATCCCAGTCTGCATCTCTGCAAGCTATCCCTTCACAACCTCAGCAACAGAGCTTTCCTGACCCTGTTGGAAATCCCATATCTTCATCTGATGTTCCCCCTATACATAGTATATTAGGTTCCCTATCACAAGATGGAGCATCCCACTTACTTAACTTAAGTGGATCCAACTCTGTAATTTCGTCTTCCTTGTTACCCAAGCAGATCGCAGGCGAACAGCAGCTATCATCTGGAGCTGCTCAATGTGTGCTACCCCAGGTGGAACAGTTGGGAACACCACAGTCAAATATCTCTGAGCTCACTGCCTTGCCTCCGTTTCCTGGTAGAGAGTACTCTGCATTCCAAGGTGGTACTGATCCCCAAAGCAATCTTTTGTTTGGGGTGAACATTGATTCCTCATCTCTTATGCTGCATAATGGGATTCCAACCCTGAGAAATATTGGCAATGGAAATGATTCATTGTCTATGCCGTTTGGTGCTTCCAGTTACACCAGTGCCACGGGCAATGATTTTCCACTTAATTCAGACATGACTACTTCAAGTTGTGTAGATGAATCAGGTTTCTTGCAGTCTTCAGAAAATGTGGACCAAGTAAATCCAACTCGAAACTTTGTGAAG GTTCACAAGTCAGGGTCCTTTGGGAGGTCACTGGATATTTCAAAATTCAGCAGCTATGATGAGCTGCGCAGTGAGCTCGCTCGTATGTTTGGCCTTGAAGGCCAATTAGAGGACCCTCAGAGATCAGGCTGGCAGCTTGTATTTGGTGACCGGGAGAATGATGTTCTTCTCCTTGGTGACGACCCTTGGCA GGAGTTTGTGAACAATGTGTGGTATATCAAGATACTCTCGCCACTTGAAGTGCAACAGATGGGAAAGGAAGGCCTCAATTGTGCGGCTTCTGTCCCAAGCAATAAGCTTTCCAATGGTGGCAACAACACCTGCGATGACTACGTGAGTCAACAAGACGTGAGAAACTCAACCAATGGGATTGCATCGTTGGGCTCACTGGACTACTAA
- the LOC117623139 gene encoding non-specific lipid-transfer protein A-like, producing the protein MKGVAIALVMAVMAMSVLVKPGQATVTCQQVVSSVAPCIPYLTSGTGSPPTACCNGVSGLNQLASTTKDRRATCQCLKDTADHYQNIKEDVAAGLPTACKVQINVPISRSVNCNDVQ; encoded by the exons atgaagggtGTTGCTATAGCTTTAGTGATGGCGGTGATGGCCATGTCGGTCTTGGTTAAACCGGGGCAGGCCACAGTCACTTGCCAACAAGTGGTGTCATCTGTCGCTCCCTGCATTCCATATCTCACCAGTGGCACTGGTAGCCCACCCACGGCGTGTTGCAATGGGGTTTCGGGTCTGAACCAGCTCGCTTCAACCACCAAAGACAGGCGTGCAACCTGCCAATGCCTCAAGGACACCGCAGATCACTACCAAAACATTAAGGAAGACGTCGCCGCTGGTCTCCCCACTGCGTGTAAAGTCCAAATCAACGTTCCCATTTCTAGGAGTGTCAATTGCAACGA TGTGCAGTAA